In the Nicotiana tabacum cultivar K326 chromosome 16, ASM71507v2, whole genome shotgun sequence genome, one interval contains:
- the LOC142170362 gene encoding uncharacterized protein LOC142170362, which translates to MRNNEENGVLHSGRLFLQYSVDEFIKVETQRLDFASFNQDLFRIDVLQEILDILRLGEREASKIGKKNFLPTSFTGGPRDMRQRYIDAIALVQYFGKPDIFLTMTCNPAWPETKEHLLATDETQNRPDLVSRVFRAKVEKMKTDILKRNIFGKVAAFMYTIEFQKRGLPHAHFLIILTDDYKLVTPEAYDKFVSAELPDPDANSCLHKLVIKHMMHGHCGYLNPTNSYNTNIEIDEIKEYQSARWVSPPEAMWRLFAFPISEMTPSVYHLQLHLDGLQFVSFKKTDTIDSIVKNPMIKKTMLTEFFLMNETNKDAKQLKLLYKDFPQYFVWSSTYKMWTRRQRGNVIGRVVTCHPTEGERYYLRLLLMNVRGPKSYEDLLTVNGICCDTFRESAEKEDCCIVIIA; encoded by the exons ATGAGAAATAATGAAGAGAACGGAGTTTTACATTCTGGCAGATTGTTTCTACAATACTCTGTTGATGAGTTCATAAAAGTAGAAACTCAAAGGTTAGATTTTGCCTCATTTAACCAAGATTTATTTCGGATTGATGTACTACAAGAAATTCTTGATATCCTACGACTTGGTGAAAGAGAAGCTTCTAAGATAGGAAAAAAGAACTTTCTACCGACAAGTTTTACAGGTGGCCCGAGAGATATGCGTCAGCGTTATATAGATGCTATTGCGTTAGTGCAATACTTTGGAAAGCCTGATATATTTCTGACCATGACATGCAATCCCGCTTGGCCAGAAACAAAAGAGCATTTGCTCGCAACAGACGAAACTCAAAATAGGCCCGATTTAGTTAGTCGAGTATTTAGAGCGAAGGTAGAAAAGATGAAAACAGATATTTTAAAAAGAAACATATTTGGAAAAGTTGCAGCTTTTATGTACACTATAGAATTTCAAAAACGAGGTCTTCCACATGCTCATTTTCTTATCATACTTACTGATGACTATAAATTAGTGACACCTGAAGCTTATGACAAGTTTGTCTCTGCTGAGCTACCTGATCCTGATGCAAACTCTTGCTTACATAAACTTGTTATTAAACATATGATGCATGGGCATTGTGGTTATTTGAATCCTACAAATTCTT ATAACACAAATATAGAAATAGATGAGATAAAAGAATATCAATCTGCTAGATGGGTATCGCCGCCCGAAGCTATGTGGCGCCTATTTGCCTTTCCTATCAGTGAAATGACTCCAAGTGTTTATCACCTCCAATTACATCTTGATGGACTGcaatttgtttcttttaaaaaaactgACACAATAGACAGTATTGTGAAAAATCCTATGATTAAGAAGACGATGTTGACAGAATTCTTCTTGATGAATGAAACAAATAAAGATGCTAAACAGTTGAAGTTATTGTATAAAGATTTCCCACAATATTTCGTATGGTCATCTACGTACAAAATGTGGACTCGACGACAACGAGGTAATGTTATTGGGCGAGTTGTAACGTGCCATCCAACAGAAGGAGAAAGATATTACCTTAGATTACTACTAATGAATGTGAGAGGACCAAAATCATACGAAGATCTTCTGACAGTAAATGGGATATGCTGTGACACATTTAGAGAATCTGCAGAAAAAGAGGACTGTTGTATTGTGATAATAGCTTGA
- the LOC142170755 gene encoding dual specificity protein phosphatase PHS1-like isoform X1: MNQNVREQLLGHHLQDAETAWILPFLQVHVIAGKESSVRAVVDAELNKELEQWNEMLKSDAVKLCQENNFNSGFFEGSDSNYVVDAYELKIRLEHILERISLISDAANTDKPSAISASLFIGGALAARSVYTLQHLGITHILCLCANETGQSDSQFPDLYEYKNFSICDEKDSNISELFNEAHDFIDLVEENGGKVLVHCFEGRSRSATVVLAYLMLRKSLYFLNGCAKDKIIIYCGSEGVVYYIYIYIYIYIYIYIYIYIYI, from the exons ATGAATCAGAATGTCAGAGAACAGCTACTAGGCCATCATCTTCAGGATGCAGAGACAGCTTGGATTCTACCGTTTCTCCAAGTTCACGTGATAGCTGGCAAGGAAAGCTCTGTAAGGGCAGTG GTAGATGCAGAACTAAATAAAGAGTTGGAGCAATGGAATGAGATGCTTAAAAGTGATGCAGTTAAACTATGCCAGGAAAATAATTTTAATTCAGGTTTCTTTGAAGGAAGTGATAGTAATTATGTGGTTGATGCTTATGAGCTAAAG ATCAGGCTTGAGCACATTCTGGAGAGGATATCATTAATTTCTGATGCTGCAAATACAGACAAACCATCTGCAATCTCAGCCAGCTTGTTTATTGGTGGCGCACTTGCTGCTAGATCTGTGTACACACTGCAACATTTAGGGATCACACATATCTTATGTCTCTGTGCAAATGAAACGGGGCAGTCAGACTCCCAATTTCCTGATTTATATGAATATAAGAACTTTTCC ATATGTGATGAAAAAGATTCTAATATCAGTGAACTCTTTAACGAAGCTCATGATTTTATCGATCTTGTTGAAGAAAACGGCGGGAAGGTTCTGGTTCATTGTTTTGAAGGGAGAAGCAGGAGTGCTACAGTAGTTCTTGCTTATTTAATGCTCAGGAA GAGTTTGTATTTCCTTAATGGATGTGCCAAAGATAAAATTATCATTTATTGTGGATCGGAGGGagtagtatattatatatatatatatatatatatatatatatatatatatatatatatatatatatatatatag
- the LOC142170755 gene encoding dual specificity protein phosphatase PHS1-like isoform X4 — protein MNQNVREQLLGHHLQDAETAWILPFLQVHVIAGKESSVRAVVDAELNKELEQWNEMLKSDAVKLCQENNFNSGFFEGSDSNYVVDAYELKIRLEHILERISLISDAANTDKPSAISASLFIGGALAARSVYTLQHLGITHILCLCANETGQSDSQFPDLYEYKNFSEEVVFKPVRVYKLQI, from the exons ATGAATCAGAATGTCAGAGAACAGCTACTAGGCCATCATCTTCAGGATGCAGAGACAGCTTGGATTCTACCGTTTCTCCAAGTTCACGTGATAGCTGGCAAGGAAAGCTCTGTAAGGGCAGTG GTAGATGCAGAACTAAATAAAGAGTTGGAGCAATGGAATGAGATGCTTAAAAGTGATGCAGTTAAACTATGCCAGGAAAATAATTTTAATTCAGGTTTCTTTGAAGGAAGTGATAGTAATTATGTGGTTGATGCTTATGAGCTAAAG ATCAGGCTTGAGCACATTCTGGAGAGGATATCATTAATTTCTGATGCTGCAAATACAGACAAACCATCTGCAATCTCAGCCAGCTTGTTTATTGGTGGCGCACTTGCTGCTAGATCTGTGTACACACTGCAACATTTAGGGATCACACATATCTTATGTCTCTGTGCAAATGAAACGGGGCAGTCAGACTCCCAATTTCCTGATTTATATGAATATAAGAACTTTTCC GAGGAAGTAGTTTTCAAACCTGTTAGAGTGTACAAGCTACAAATTTGA
- the LOC142170755 gene encoding dual specificity protein phosphatase PHS1-like isoform X3 — protein sequence MNQNVREQLLGHHLQDAETAWILPFLQVHVIAGKESSVRAVVDAELNKELEQWNEMLKSDAVKLCQENNFNSGFFEGSDSNYVVDAYELKIRLEHILERISLISDAANTDKPSAISASLFIGGALAARSVYTLQHLGITHILCLCANETGQSDSQFPDLYEYKNFSALLFDASLTTSILKSSKAVKVLEFYLF from the exons ATGAATCAGAATGTCAGAGAACAGCTACTAGGCCATCATCTTCAGGATGCAGAGACAGCTTGGATTCTACCGTTTCTCCAAGTTCACGTGATAGCTGGCAAGGAAAGCTCTGTAAGGGCAGTG GTAGATGCAGAACTAAATAAAGAGTTGGAGCAATGGAATGAGATGCTTAAAAGTGATGCAGTTAAACTATGCCAGGAAAATAATTTTAATTCAGGTTTCTTTGAAGGAAGTGATAGTAATTATGTGGTTGATGCTTATGAGCTAAAG ATCAGGCTTGAGCACATTCTGGAGAGGATATCATTAATTTCTGATGCTGCAAATACAGACAAACCATCTGCAATCTCAGCCAGCTTGTTTATTGGTGGCGCACTTGCTGCTAGATCTGTGTACACACTGCAACATTTAGGGATCACACATATCTTATGTCTCTGTGCAAATGAAACGGGGCAGTCAGACTCCCAATTTCCTGATTTATATGAATATAAGAACTTTTCC GCCCTTCTGTTTGATGCATCTCTGACTACTTCTATCTTGAAGTCTTCTAAAGCAGTAAAAGTGCTAGAATTCTACTTATTTTGA
- the LOC142170755 gene encoding dual specificity protein phosphatase PHS1-like isoform X2, translating into MNQNVREQLLGHHLQDAETAWILPFLQVHVIAGKESSVRAVVDAELNKELEQWNEMLKSDAVKLCQENNFNSGFFEGSDSNYVVDAYELKIRLEHILERISLISDAANTDKPSAISASLFIGGALAARSVYTLQHLGITHILCLCANETGQSDSQFPDLYEYKNFSICDEKDSNISELFNEAHDFIDLVEENGGKVLVHCFEGRSRSATVVLAYLMLRK; encoded by the exons ATGAATCAGAATGTCAGAGAACAGCTACTAGGCCATCATCTTCAGGATGCAGAGACAGCTTGGATTCTACCGTTTCTCCAAGTTCACGTGATAGCTGGCAAGGAAAGCTCTGTAAGGGCAGTG GTAGATGCAGAACTAAATAAAGAGTTGGAGCAATGGAATGAGATGCTTAAAAGTGATGCAGTTAAACTATGCCAGGAAAATAATTTTAATTCAGGTTTCTTTGAAGGAAGTGATAGTAATTATGTGGTTGATGCTTATGAGCTAAAG ATCAGGCTTGAGCACATTCTGGAGAGGATATCATTAATTTCTGATGCTGCAAATACAGACAAACCATCTGCAATCTCAGCCAGCTTGTTTATTGGTGGCGCACTTGCTGCTAGATCTGTGTACACACTGCAACATTTAGGGATCACACATATCTTATGTCTCTGTGCAAATGAAACGGGGCAGTCAGACTCCCAATTTCCTGATTTATATGAATATAAGAACTTTTCC ATATGTGATGAAAAAGATTCTAATATCAGTGAACTCTTTAACGAAGCTCATGATTTTATCGATCTTGTTGAAGAAAACGGCGGGAAGGTTCTGGTTCATTGTTTTGAAGGGAGAAGCAGGAGTGCTACAGTAGTTCTTGCTTATTTAATGCTCAGGAAGTAA